The Sphingomonas donggukensis genomic interval CGACCGTGCTCGACGAGCCGGTGACGATCGGCGAATGGGCGCCCAAGAATTCGGACGGGCGCTATGCCGGCGAGATCAGCCTGGCGCGCGCCTTCGCCAAATCGTCGAACGTCGCCGCCGCCCGCCTGACCAAGCAGGTCGGGGTCGCCAACGTCATCCGCGCCGCGCGTGATCTCGGCGTCACCAGCCCGATCGCCGACGAGGCATCGATCGCGCTCGGCACGTCCTCGATGTCGCTGCTCGAGCTGACCTCGGCCTATGCGGCGGTCGCGAACGGCAGCTATCCGGTGCGCCCGCGCGGCCTGTCGGAGGAGGACGAGGCGAGCTGGTACGAGCGGCTCCGCGGACGCCAGACGGTGATGGGTGCCGACGAGCGCGATGGGATGCGCGCATTGCTGGCGCGTTCGATCGAAAGCGGCACCGGGCGGCAGGCGGCACTGTCTGTGCCCGCCTACGGCAAGACCGGCACGACGCAGGACAACCGCGACGCGCTGTTCGTCGGGTACGCGCAGGGCCTGGTCGCGGGGGTGTGGGTCGGCAACGACGACAACAGCCCCAACCCCGGCCTGTCGGGCGGCGGCATCCCGGCGCGCATCTGGCGCGACTTCATGATCGAGGCGCTGGGCGTCGCCCCGCCCGCCGCTCCGGTGGTCGAGGACGATCCCGTCGCCAACCTGATCGACGATCTGGGCGAAGATGGTCAGGCAGCGATCGACAATGCGTTCGAAGGTGAGATCGAGGGACTGGGCGTCAACGTCCGCTTGGGCCGCGACGGCAGCTTCGACATCGGCCCCCGCAATCGTCGCGACGGCCCGCCGCCCTCCGCTCGCGAGGACCGCCGCCCGCCGCCCGATGAATATGAGAGGCCGCCGGACGAGCAGTGAGGGTAGGCGTTCGGGGCATGTGCTTCGACTTCGCTCAGCACGAGCGGGGGGACCGATAGTTTTCCGTTCGTCCTGAGCCCAGTCGAAGGACATGCCCCAAATGTCCAATCCCGGTTGACCCCGTCGCGCTCCCGCCCCTACGCCGCCCCCCATGCGCTTCTTCTCCGATAACGCCGCCCCGGTCGCCCAGCCCGTCCTCGACGCGATGATCGCGGCCAACACGCTCGACACCGCCTATGACGGCGACCGCTGGAGTCAGTCGCTCGATGCGCGCTTTTCGGAGGTGTTCGAGACCAACGTCCGCGTGCTGTGGGTGCCGACCGGGACCGCGGCCAATTGCCTGGCGCTTGCCGCACTCTGCCCGCCCGACGGCGGCGTGATCTGCCACGCACATGCGCACATCAACGTGGACGAGGCCGGCGCGCCCGAATTCTATACCCATGGCGCCAAGCTGATGCTGGCCGACGGACCGGGCGCGAAGCTGACCCCGCACGCGATCGAGACGCTGGCGGGCGCTATCCGGAACGACGTCCACCAGGTGCAGCCGCGCGCGATCTCGATCACCAACGCCACCGAATACGGCCTGGTCTATACGCCCGCGGAGGTCACAGCGATCGGCGACGTCGCCCGCGCCCGCGGGCTTGGCCTCCACATGGACGGCGCGCGGTTTGCGAACGCCGTCGCGCATCTCGGCTGCGCGCCCGCCGACGTGACGTGGCGCGCCGGGGTCGATGCGCTGTCGTTCGGCTGCGTCAAGAACGGGGGCATGAACGCCGAGGCGCTGGTGTTCTTCAAAACCGAACTCGCCGACATGGCGCTGCGCCGGCGCAAGCGCGCCGGGCTGCTCCATTCGAAGGGGCGGTATCTGGCCGCGCAATTGCTCGCGATGCTGGAGGACGATCTGTGGCTGAAGAACGCCCGCGCCGCCAATGCCGGCGCGCGGTTGCTGGCGAATGCGGCATGCGCGCGGCTCGTCCATCCGGTCGAGGCGAACGAAGTGTTCCTGAAAGTCACCGCCGACGAGGCTGCGCGCCTTCGCGGGCTCGGCTTCGACTTCTACGACTGGGGCGTCGGCGAGGCGCGGCTGGTGGTGTCGTGGGACCAGGCCGAGGCCGACATCGCCCCGCTCGCCACGGCCATCGCCGCGCTGTGAGCCGTCTCGACAAGCGCAGCTTGTGTTTGCAGCGCAATTTTCAGGTTAGCGCAGGCCGGCAGCCCCGCTAAAGCCCGCCGCATGTCCGACGCCCCCGCCCCGCAATCGACGCGCCTTGCGGTGCTGATCCCGTTCGGGATCGTCACGCTGATCTGGGGGTCGACCTGGATCGTCATCACCGGGCAATTGGGCGTGGTGCCGCCGAGCTGGTCGGTCAGCTATCGCTTCGTCGTCGCCGGCATCGCGATGCTGGCCTGGGCTGCGTATCGCGGCGAACTCGCCCGGCTCGACGCGCGCGGGTGGCTGTTCGCAGGTGCGCTCGGCGTCCTGCAATTCGTGCTCAACTTCAACTTCGTCTATCGGGCCGAGCACTTCATCACCTCCGGGCTGGTCGCGGTTGTCTTCGCGCTGATGCTGGTGCCGAACG includes:
- a CDS encoding threonine aldolase family protein, with protein sequence MRFFSDNAAPVAQPVLDAMIAANTLDTAYDGDRWSQSLDARFSEVFETNVRVLWVPTGTAANCLALAALCPPDGGVICHAHAHINVDEAGAPEFYTHGAKLMLADGPGAKLTPHAIETLAGAIRNDVHQVQPRAISITNATEYGLVYTPAEVTAIGDVARARGLGLHMDGARFANAVAHLGCAPADVTWRAGVDALSFGCVKNGGMNAEALVFFKTELADMALRRRKRAGLLHSKGRYLAAQLLAMLEDDLWLKNARAANAGARLLANAACARLVHPVEANEVFLKVTADEAARLRGLGFDFYDWGVGEARLVVSWDQAEADIAPLATAIAAL